A region from the Thermanaeromonas toyohensis ToBE genome encodes:
- a CDS encoding DUF5678 domain-containing protein: MTRVVHQPELDFLEDNYRDLVVKFKDKWVAISGYSLVGVGDSAAEALRQAVAAGCRRPMLVRLAPEAWEEPFFGCYR; this comes from the coding sequence TTGACCAGAGTAGTACACCAACCGGAGCTTGACTTTCTCGAGGACAATTACCGGGACTTAGTGGTGAAGTTTAAAGATAAGTGGGTCGCAATCAGCGGATATTCCCTCGTTGGTGTGGGAGATTCAGCTGCCGAGGCCTTGCGGCAGGCCGTCGCCGCCGGGTGCCGCCGCCCCATGTTGGTTCGTTTGGCACCAGAAGCATGGGAGGAGCCTTTTTTCGGATGCTATCGTTAA
- a CDS encoding RNA ligase family protein: MKPLGIKAYGHIPHLIGSRVGPGDHTVSEGQHRICTEKARDRHDEIFVEEKLDGSCVAVALVGGKIIPLVRAGYVAWSSPYEQHHLFAWWVRENEERFRAVLREGERLVGEWLAQAHGTRYVLPHEPFVVFDLMRGHEREPREVFWERVKGLFVVPRLIHRGGPISIGRVLELLEPSGHGAVDPVEGAVWRVERREKVDFLAKYVRPDKVDGRYLPEYTGTGPVWNWMPATQSR; the protein is encoded by the coding sequence GTGAAGCCCCTTGGCATCAAGGCTTACGGTCACATACCGCATTTGATCGGCTCCCGGGTCGGCCCCGGCGATCACACTGTCTCCGAGGGGCAGCACCGCATCTGCACCGAAAAGGCCCGGGACAGGCATGACGAGATTTTCGTCGAGGAAAAGCTCGACGGGAGTTGCGTGGCCGTCGCCCTGGTGGGCGGTAAGATAATTCCCTTGGTGAGGGCGGGCTACGTGGCTTGGTCTTCCCCCTACGAGCAGCACCACCTGTTCGCCTGGTGGGTTCGGGAGAACGAGGAGAGGTTCCGCGCGGTGCTCAGGGAGGGCGAAAGGCTTGTGGGCGAGTGGCTGGCCCAGGCACACGGGACAAGGTACGTCCTGCCCCACGAACCCTTCGTGGTTTTCGACCTGATGCGTGGTCACGAGAGGGAGCCGCGTGAAGTCTTTTGGGAAAGGGTCAAGGGCCTGTTTGTGGTGCCGCGACTCATCCACCGCGGCGGGCCGATAAGCATCGGACGTGTGCTGGAGCTCTTGGAGCCTTCGGGGCACGGTGCCGTCGACCCGGTGGAGGGCGCGGTATGGCGGGTGGAACGCCGGGAAAAGGTGGACTTCCTCGCCAAGTACGTCAGGCCGGACAAGGTGGA